In Pseudomonas alcaliphila JAB1, a single window of DNA contains:
- a CDS encoding TRAP transporter large permease subunit, with the protein MAELMAILLFVSICVALMAGFPVAFTLAGVSLLFAAIGVVTGTFDPGYLSALPNRLFGIMNNQTMLAVPLFVFMGVMLERSRVAEDLLESMSRLFGTLRGGLAISVCVVGALLAASTGIVGATVVTMGLLALPTMLRRGYDPAISTGTLAATGTLGQIIPPSIVLVLLGDVMSSAYQQAQLKMGIFSPKTVSVGDLFIGALIPGLLLVGLYIVYIIVVAILQPKKLPALPQEELGPIEWGKLGKALIPPLILIGAVLGSILAGYATPTEAAALGAVGAMLLAFSKGKLNFGQLKEVAYGTTEISAMVFMILIGASLFSLVFRGFGGEALIEDVFAQLPGGVLGAFFLVMLVIFLLGFILDFIEITFVVVPIVGPVLLAMGLDPIWLGVMIALNLQTSFLTPPFGFALFYLRGVTPASIPTSTIYKGVVPFILIQILLLVIAYIFPGLITWLPEQVYGK; encoded by the coding sequence ATGGCTGAGTTGATGGCGATTCTGCTGTTCGTCAGTATTTGCGTGGCCTTGATGGCCGGCTTCCCGGTGGCGTTCACCCTGGCCGGCGTTTCCCTGTTGTTCGCCGCTATCGGCGTCGTCACGGGCACCTTCGACCCCGGTTACCTCAGCGCCCTGCCGAACCGTCTGTTCGGCATCATGAACAACCAGACCATGCTCGCCGTGCCGCTGTTCGTGTTCATGGGGGTGATGCTGGAACGTTCACGGGTGGCCGAGGACTTGCTCGAGTCCATGTCGCGCCTGTTCGGCACCCTGCGTGGCGGCCTGGCGATTTCCGTGTGCGTGGTCGGCGCTCTGCTGGCTGCTTCTACCGGTATCGTCGGTGCCACCGTGGTGACCATGGGCCTGCTGGCACTGCCGACCATGCTGCGCCGCGGTTACGACCCGGCCATTTCCACCGGGACGCTGGCTGCTACCGGCACCCTGGGGCAGATCATTCCACCTTCGATCGTGCTGGTGCTGCTGGGTGACGTGATGTCCAGCGCCTATCAGCAGGCGCAGTTGAAGATGGGCATCTTCTCGCCGAAGACCGTATCGGTCGGCGACCTGTTCATCGGCGCGCTGATTCCCGGGCTGCTGCTGGTTGGCCTGTACATCGTCTACATCATCGTAGTCGCTATCCTCCAGCCGAAGAAACTGCCGGCGCTGCCGCAGGAGGAACTGGGTCCGATCGAGTGGGGCAAGCTGGGCAAGGCGCTGATTCCGCCGCTGATCCTGATCGGCGCGGTGCTGGGCTCGATCCTCGCCGGTTATGCCACGCCAACCGAGGCTGCTGCGTTGGGTGCCGTGGGCGCCATGTTGCTGGCTTTCAGCAAGGGCAAGCTGAACTTCGGCCAGCTCAAGGAAGTGGCCTACGGCACCACCGAAATCAGTGCCATGGTCTTCATGATCCTGATCGGTGCTTCGCTGTTCTCGCTGGTGTTCCGTGGCTTCGGCGGTGAGGCATTGATCGAGGACGTGTTCGCCCAGCTGCCAGGCGGCGTGCTGGGTGCGTTCTTCCTGGTGATGCTGGTGATCTTCCTGCTCGGCTTCATTCTCGACTTCATCGAGATCACCTTCGTGGTGGTACCGATCGTCGGGCCGGTGCTGCTGGCCATGGGCCTCGATCCGATCTGGCTGGGCGTGATGATCGCACTGAACCTGCAGACGTCCTTCCTCACTCCGCCATTCGGCTTCGCGCTGTTCTATCTGCGTGGCGTGACGCCGGCGAGCATTCCCACCAGCACTATCTACAAGGGTGTCGTGCCGTTCATCCTGATCCAGATTCTGCTGCTGGTAATCGCCTACATCTTCCCGGGGCTGATCACCTGGCTGCCGGAGCAGGTCTACGGCAAATAA
- the tssE gene encoding type VI secretion system baseplate subunit TssE codes for MAYGSLFERLGGEVGQRAGWSREVAAMASVAAHLAKMLSTRAGSVQTLPDYGLPDLNDMRLSLHDSLQQARIAIERFIEAYEPRLTQVRVISLPRTHDPLRQAFAIDAMLEMDGIKRQVSFSASLDGSGQVNVNPGASHVR; via the coding sequence ATGGCCTACGGCAGCCTGTTCGAGCGTCTCGGTGGCGAGGTCGGCCAACGTGCCGGCTGGAGCCGCGAGGTCGCCGCCATGGCCTCGGTGGCTGCCCATCTGGCCAAGATGCTCAGCACCCGTGCGGGCAGCGTGCAAACGCTGCCCGACTACGGGTTGCCCGATTTGAACGATATGCGCCTGTCGCTGCACGACTCTTTGCAGCAGGCGCGTATCGCCATCGAACGCTTTATCGAAGCGTACGAACCCCGTCTGACCCAGGTGCGCGTGATTTCCCTGCCGCGCACTCATGACCCTTTGCGTCAGGCCTTCGCCATCGACGCCATGCTGGAAATGGACGGTATCAAACGTCAGGTCAGTTTCTCCGCGAGCCTGGATGGCAGCGGTCAGGTCAACGTCAACCCAGGAGCTTCACATGTCCGGTAA
- a CDS encoding D-hexose-6-phosphate mutarotase, which produces MSTAQVERVELDQLVCWRIRAADSELLVAQQGAQILSYQQGEQPPLIWLSPDAAYQRGQSVRGGVPVCWPWFGDLRRNPQAVQAHYHEKQAPAHGLVRALDWELLGIDEEDDTVTLRFAYDTRNQPLDGWPRDVGLTFVVRLAQDLSMSLETHNRGDTPLTLSQALHSYFAVSDVRQVSVEGLQACRYLDTLLDWQELRQQDELGFSAETDRIYLDTPARLSIVDPGWGRRIHLDARGSRSAVLWNPWIDKARRLSQFPDDAWQNMLCIETANVLEDVVQLKADERHRLELRLSSEPLLN; this is translated from the coding sequence ATGAGCACCGCCCAAGTCGAACGCGTGGAACTGGATCAACTGGTCTGCTGGCGCATCCGTGCCGCTGACAGCGAATTGCTGGTGGCCCAGCAGGGTGCGCAGATTCTCAGTTACCAGCAGGGCGAGCAGCCGCCGCTGATCTGGCTAAGCCCGGATGCGGCCTACCAACGTGGCCAAAGCGTGCGTGGTGGTGTGCCGGTGTGCTGGCCCTGGTTCGGTGACCTGCGGCGCAATCCGCAGGCCGTGCAGGCGCACTATCATGAGAAGCAGGCGCCGGCCCACGGCCTGGTGCGAGCGCTGGACTGGGAGCTGCTGGGCATCGACGAGGAGGACGACACTGTCACTCTGCGCTTTGCCTATGACACGCGTAATCAGCCGCTGGACGGCTGGCCCAGGGACGTCGGCCTGACCTTCGTCGTGCGTCTAGCGCAGGATCTCAGCATGAGCCTGGAAACCCACAATCGCGGTGACACGCCCCTGACCCTGAGCCAGGCGCTGCACAGCTACTTCGCCGTCAGCGACGTGCGCCAGGTCAGCGTCGAGGGGCTGCAGGCCTGTCGTTACCTCGACACCCTGCTGGACTGGCAGGAGCTGCGTCAGCAGGACGAACTGGGATTCAGCGCCGAGACCGATCGCATCTACCTCGATACCCCTGCGCGGCTGAGTATCGTCGACCCCGGCTGGGGCCGGCGCATCCATCTGGATGCCCGTGGTTCACGTTCGGCCGTGCTGTGGAATCCCTGGATCGACAAGGCCAGGCGCCTCTCGCAATTTCCCGACGACGCCTGGCAGAACATGCTCTGCATCGAGACGGCCAATGTGCTGGAGGATGTCGTGCAGCTGAAAGCCGACGAGCGGCATCGTCTGGAGCTGCGCCTGTCCAGCGAGCCTCTGCTGAACTGA
- the tssA gene encoding type VI secretion system protein TssA produces the protein MTYSSKLTAHYLNLAKSPINEGNFAGEDVRYSSEYEMLETELGKASSLHETGAIDWQKVREGSENLLTTQSKDLRAATWLTWGLFQRESFAGLQAGLNLLHYLCEHHWHELHPRKARTRTAAINWLLPRLEQALAEHVPISEQLPLFRRLAEHLHGLEAALSSHLGEDSPLLLPLCRRLDEQIKRASQGQAEPGAVGAAIAQVKQVATQIITGSGPIESEKDAHKALRSQQDAARPLCAWWLKNKATDLKPLRLARTLLWLPIESLPERNAEHITALRGLPADKLASYQERFAQGAYADLLADLEASIARAPFWLDGQRLVWECLQELKAEQAMREVEIQFALFLQRVPGLDELRFHDGVPFADAETRAWIGAHVLPHLQAPEVEKKPVASEQGATPPWEEALQQVLPGLRKDGLKAAVQQLKQGMSRARGGRERFFWQLTLARLCFAAKKYDLAKTQLESLDQTLQASGLGEWEPDLALDVLRLLHNCCELLPQNHAVRDSKDEIYRRLCHLDLEVVLE, from the coding sequence ATGACGTACTCCAGCAAGCTCACCGCTCATTATCTCAATCTGGCCAAATCCCCTATTAATGAAGGGAACTTCGCCGGTGAAGACGTGCGTTATTCCAGCGAATACGAAATGCTGGAAACCGAGCTGGGCAAGGCCTCGTCGCTGCATGAAACCGGCGCTATCGACTGGCAGAAGGTACGCGAGGGCAGCGAGAACCTGCTGACCACCCAGTCCAAGGATTTGCGGGCCGCCACCTGGCTGACCTGGGGCCTTTTCCAGCGCGAATCCTTCGCCGGCCTGCAGGCCGGTCTGAACTTGCTGCACTACCTTTGCGAGCACCATTGGCACGAGTTGCACCCGCGCAAGGCGCGTACCCGCACTGCCGCCATCAACTGGCTGTTGCCGCGCCTGGAGCAGGCGCTGGCCGAACACGTGCCGATCAGCGAACAGCTGCCGCTGTTTCGCCGTCTGGCCGAACACCTGCACGGTCTGGAAGCCGCTCTGTCGAGCCATCTCGGTGAGGACTCACCGCTGCTGCTGCCGCTGTGCCGCCGCCTCGACGAGCAGATCAAGCGCGCCAGCCAGGGCCAGGCCGAGCCGGGCGCAGTCGGCGCTGCCATCGCCCAGGTCAAGCAAGTCGCTACCCAGATCATCACCGGCAGCGGCCCCATCGAAAGCGAGAAGGATGCGCACAAGGCCCTGCGCAGCCAGCAGGACGCCGCTCGCCCGCTGTGCGCCTGGTGGCTGAAGAACAAGGCCACCGACCTCAAGCCGCTGCGCCTGGCGCGCACCCTGCTGTGGCTGCCCATCGAGTCGCTGCCCGAGCGCAACGCCGAACACATCACCGCCCTGCGCGGCCTGCCAGCCGACAAGTTGGCGTCCTACCAGGAGCGCTTCGCCCAGGGCGCCTATGCCGATTTGCTCGCCGACCTCGAAGCCAGCATCGCCCGTGCGCCGTTCTGGCTCGACGGCCAGCGCCTGGTCTGGGAATGCCTGCAGGAGCTCAAGGCCGAACAGGCCATGCGCGAGGTGGAAATCCAGTTCGCCCTGTTCCTGCAGCGCGTTCCCGGTCTGGACGAGCTGCGTTTTCACGACGGCGTGCCCTTCGCCGACGCTGAAACCCGTGCCTGGATCGGTGCCCATGTGCTGCCGCACCTGCAGGCGCCGGAAGTGGAGAAGAAGCCAGTTGCCAGCGAGCAGGGTGCCACACCGCCCTGGGAGGAAGCCCTGCAGCAGGTGCTACCCGGTCTGCGCAAGGACGGCCTGAAGGCCGCCGTGCAACAGCTCAAGCAAGGCATGTCGCGTGCCCGTGGCGGCCGCGAACGTTTCTTCTGGCAACTGACCCTGGCCCGCCTGTGCTTCGCCGCGAAGAAGTACGACCTGGCCAAGACCCAACTCGAATCGCTCGACCAGACGCTGCAGGCCTCCGGCCTCGGCGAGTGGGAACCCGATCTCGCTCTGGATGTGCTGCGTTTGCTGCACAACTGCTGCGAGCTCCTGCCGCAGAACCATGCGGTGCGCGACAGCAAGGACGAGATCTATCGCAGGTTGTGCCACCTCGACCTCGAGGTGGTGCTGGAGTAA
- the tssC gene encoding type VI secretion system contractile sheath large subunit, whose product MSTTSAAVEGGRSAADLGILDRIIAETKLTPDDEAYDIAKRGVSAFIEELLKPQNENEPVKKAMVDRMIAEIDAKLSRQMDEILHHEQFQALESSWRGLKLLVDRTNFRENIKLEILNASKQDLLDDFEDSPEIVQSGLYKHIYTAEYGQFGGQPVGALIANYFFDPSAPDVKTLQYVASVACMSHAPFIAAAGPKFFGLETFTGLPDLKDLKDHFEGPQFTKWQSFREQEDARYVGLTVPRFLLRNPYDPEDNPVKTFVYKENVANSHEHYLWGNTAYAFASRLTDSFAKFRWCPNIIGPQSGGAVEDLPLHHFESMGEIETKIPTEVLVSDRREYELAEEGFIALTMRKGSDNAAFFSANSAQKPKFFGISEEGKNAELNYKLGTQLPYMFIVNRLAHYLKVLQREQIGAWKERTDLELELNKWIRQYVADQENPSSEVRSRRPLRAAQVIVSDVEGEPGWYRVSLNVRPHFKYMGADFTLSLVGKLDKE is encoded by the coding sequence ATGAGCACGACTAGCGCAGCAGTAGAAGGTGGCCGTAGCGCCGCCGACCTCGGCATCCTCGACCGCATCATCGCGGAAACCAAGCTGACTCCGGACGACGAAGCCTACGACATCGCCAAGCGTGGCGTGTCGGCCTTCATCGAAGAGCTGCTCAAGCCGCAGAACGAAAACGAGCCGGTGAAGAAGGCCATGGTCGACCGCATGATCGCGGAGATCGACGCCAAGCTCAGCCGGCAGATGGACGAAATCCTCCACCACGAGCAGTTCCAGGCCCTGGAATCCTCCTGGCGCGGCCTCAAGCTGCTGGTGGATCGCACCAACTTCCGCGAGAACATCAAGCTGGAGATCCTCAACGCCTCCAAGCAGGATCTGCTCGATGACTTCGAAGACAGCCCGGAAATCGTTCAGTCCGGCCTGTACAAGCACATCTACACCGCCGAGTACGGCCAGTTCGGTGGCCAGCCGGTCGGCGCCCTGATCGCCAACTACTTCTTCGATCCGAGCGCTCCGGACGTCAAGACCCTGCAGTACGTCGCCTCGGTGGCCTGCATGTCCCACGCCCCATTCATCGCCGCCGCCGGCCCGAAATTCTTCGGCCTGGAGACCTTCACCGGCCTGCCGGATCTGAAGGATCTGAAAGACCACTTCGAAGGCCCGCAATTCACCAAGTGGCAGAGCTTCCGCGAGCAGGAAGATGCCCGTTACGTCGGCCTGACCGTACCGCGCTTCCTGCTGCGCAACCCGTACGACCCGGAAGACAATCCGGTCAAGACCTTCGTCTACAAGGAAAACGTGGCCAACAGCCACGAGCACTACCTGTGGGGCAACACCGCGTACGCCTTCGCCAGCCGTCTGACCGACAGCTTCGCCAAGTTCCGCTGGTGCCCGAACATCATCGGCCCGCAGAGCGGTGGCGCGGTGGAAGACCTGCCACTGCACCACTTCGAGAGCATGGGCGAGATCGAGACCAAGATCCCCACCGAAGTGCTGGTGTCCGACCGCCGCGAATACGAGCTGGCCGAGGAAGGCTTTATCGCCCTGACCATGCGCAAAGGCAGCGACAACGCCGCGTTCTTCTCCGCCAACTCGGCGCAGAAGCCGAAGTTCTTCGGCATCAGCGAAGAAGGCAAGAACGCCGAGCTGAATTACAAGCTGGGCACCCAGCTGCCGTACATGTTCATCGTCAACCGCCTGGCTCACTACCTGAAAGTGCTGCAGCGCGAGCAGATCGGTGCCTGGAAAGAGCGTACCGACCTCGAGCTGGAGCTGAACAAGTGGATTCGCCAGTACGTTGCCGACCAGGAGAACCCGAGCTCCGAAGTGCGTAGCCGTCGTCCGCTGCGTGCCGCCCAGGTCATCGTCAGCGATGTCGAAGGCGAGCCGGGCTGGTACCGCGTCAGCCTGAACGTGCGCCCGCACTTCAAGTACATGGGTGCCGACTTCACCTTGTCGCTGGTCGGCAAGCTGGACAAGGAGTAA
- the tssB gene encoding type VI secretion system contractile sheath small subunit, with the protein MAKEGSVAPKERINVTFKPATGGAQEEIELPLKLMVLGDFTQRADDRKIEDRKPISIDKNSFDEVLAKQELNLTFAVPNRLQDEQEGDELAVQLKINSMKDFNPANLVDQVPELKKLMELRDALVALKGPLGNAPAFRKAIESVLSDDDSRDRVLGELGLAAQGKLDS; encoded by the coding sequence ATGGCCAAAGAAGGCTCGGTAGCCCCCAAGGAACGCATCAACGTCACGTTCAAACCCGCCACCGGCGGTGCCCAGGAAGAAATCGAACTGCCCCTGAAACTCATGGTGCTCGGCGATTTCACCCAGCGTGCCGACGATCGCAAGATCGAAGACCGCAAGCCCATCAGCATCGACAAGAACAGCTTCGACGAAGTGCTGGCCAAGCAGGAACTGAACCTGACCTTCGCCGTACCGAATCGTCTGCAGGACGAGCAGGAAGGCGACGAGCTGGCCGTACAGCTGAAGATCAACTCCATGAAGGACTTCAACCCGGCCAACCTGGTCGACCAGGTGCCGGAACTGAAGAAGCTGATGGAGCTGCGCGACGCTCTGGTCGCCCTGAAGGGCCCGCTGGGCAACGCCCCTGCCTTCCGCAAGGCCATCGAGAGCGTGCTCTCTGACGACGACTCGCGCGACCGCGTGCTCGGCGAACTGGGCCTGGCCGCCCAAGGCAAGCTCGATTCCTGA